The sequence AACGATAAAGGGGAGGCCAAGTAAATGCTTGGCCTCGTCAACTGCAAAAATTTAAAAGTCCAATTCGAGGGCAAAACACAAGTAAGCCATTAACTGGCTACAATGGGCTAATTGCTCGGCGCAGTAGTGGACGGCATCCCGTTGGCAGAGCCGCTCAAAGGGAATATTTTTTACCGCAATAAAGTCTTTGCGCTTGAGCTCGGTTAGCATGGGGTGGTGTTTATCGAATCCCTTTGGCGGGCGAGTCAAGCTATCACCATCCATCATAAATCCATGGTTTGTTAAGCTTTGCAGTGCCTTTTTGTAGCCGTTGGGATTTTCATCAATACAAGTGCGAATAGCATTGAGCGCCTTCGATTCGGGGTGCCAAATACCCGCGGCAATAAAACAACCGTCTTCGGCGATGTGCAAATATAGCCCTGGAGCATGCACATCTTTCCCCTGAAAATGTCGAAACTGGATCCCTATATTGGTTTTGTAGGGTGTTTTGTCCTTGCTAAAGCGGCTATCGCGCTGCGGGCGCATTAAGCTGCCACCGACTTTTTTAGCTACCGCGGTTAGCCTTGGTGAAATCGCAATAATATGAGGCTGAATTTGCTCGATAAAACGCAGCGCGGGCGTTCTGATTGTATTCTCATATTCATCTTGATGGGTTTTAAACCAGTCGCGGGAATTATGTTGGGCCAGTTGTTTGAGAAATTCTAAGCTGGCGACTGTAAATGCCCCTTCAGTCTGGGGGTGAGCGGTAAGCTTAGTCATATTACTAAAACCTGTAATGTGCTTGAAAGAAGACCGTTTGATCGCCTTCGCAGCCGCAAGTGTACGTTCTTAAGGCTAGATTCTTATGGTTTTTTTCTGCTTTTTCAATCTGTTTGTGATTTACATGTAAAACTATGTGAGAATTATTCTCATCTTTGGCTTTGATGCCTATAATGCCGCCCTATTTTTTACATTTTGTATCAGGGGAGTGGGGCGATGGGGTATCAACCTAAGATAGGGATATCTAAAACAATGATTGGGTGTTTAGGCTTATGTGCGTTACCTGCCTTGCCACTTAATGCCAAAGAAGTATTAGGTGCGCCTAAAGTCGAGCCAATTGAGATCTTAACGGTCCATGGTCAGCAATATCGTCGGGCGACGACCATGACTAAGCCGGGAGAAGCGATCATCTCGATGGCTGAAATTGAAGAGATGCAAGCGACCACATTTGCCGAGGTCATTGATGATATGGCGGGAGCCCATATTGATGGTGGCACCCGCAGCGGTGGCGAGCGTATCAATGTGTGGGGATTTGGTGAAACCGAAGATTTTAACGTTTATGTGGATAATGCCCCCGTGGGGTTTGAGCAATATCGTTATGGGTCGTTTTTCTTAGATCCGGATTTAATTAAACGGGTAGAAGTGATTAAGGGCGCCCACGATGTTCGTTCTGGCAACGGCGGTTTTGGTGGCGCTATGTATGTTGTCACTAAATCGGCGGATGATTTTTTAAAATATGACCAAAGTGTTGGTGCTAGGGTTAAAGCCAGTTACGCCAGTAATAACGACGCCCAAAGCTATACGGGAACGGTTTATGGACGAGCCAATCAACAACTTTCTGGCTTATTGCATTTCACCCGTCGCGATGCGCAAGATGTGACGCTCGCCAATGGCGAAGCATTCGAATACTCAGGTTATGAGCAAAATAATTACCTAGGTAAAGTTGATTATGAGCAGGGCGATCATCAACTTATGCTAAGCGTGACCCATTATTTGGATGAAGGTCGTAAGCCTTGGGCCAATCGTCGTGGACCCATGCCCGCGATTTCTGACTTTAATATTCGTAAATACGGTTCTTATGAACAGGCACTTTATGCCACAACGGCCTACAACACCTATGAAGACAATACTTGGTCGGCCAATTACCGTTACTCACCCAGCAATCCGTTGATTGATACACAAATTGTAGTGTCCCATTCTGCCAATGCGCGGCATTGGATTCGCCCGCCGATTGCTTGGGAGAAAATGACGGTATCGGTGGGCAATTTCGGCCATGAATCTTGGTTGGATTACAAACGTGATTATATCGACATCAATAACTTAAGTGTTGTTGGTGCCCATGAAATTACCGCAGGATTGCAGTTTCGGAGTCTCGATAGGACTTCATTAGTCTTTAATAAAAGCTATGAGAAAAATCCTGAGAAAAACTTCGGCTGGTATACTCCTTATTATCAGCCTGAGGGACGTCAAGATACTTATGCGGCCTATCTGCGAGATGCGATAAGCCTAACAGATGATCTGACCATAACCCCTTCATTACGATATGATTTTGTCTACAGTGTTGGTAAGCCTAATATTGCCCCCGACTATAATGATATTGCTGCTGGGCATGATTATAGTTCGACTCACCACTCAGGCTTTTCACCAAGATTGGGCGTGGATTACCAATTAACACCCAATACCCGAGTGAATTTTGATTACGCTTACAGTTTACAGGCGCCTGTTGTCGATGAAATTTATGCGGTGCAATATGCCAAGGCCAGCATTACGGCCACGAGCCGCGATATCGAGGTTGAGCGTTTACATGCCTTTAAATTGGGCTTGATTAACCAGCAAACCGATCTTTTTGCCGATCAAGATGCGCTTTCAACCCAAATCACCGTATACGCTAACCTTGGACGCGATGATATTGCCCAGCGCCGTGGGGCGAAGTCCGATCCAAATCAAGCCATACAAAGCGGCTATACCAATCTGGATGGTTATGAAATTTACGGTGCCGATCTGGAGTCTCAATACCGTTATCAAGACTTTTTCAGTGATTTAGCCGTATCTTGGTTACAAGGAGAGCATCGTGGCTCACTGAAAGACAGCTTAGGTGAAGACGAATACTTAGCTAATATTGCCCCATTAGATATTCAACTCCGTGTGGGTATGTATATTACCGATTCCATTTCAGTGGCTTGGCAGGGCACTTGGTATGATGCACAGGATAATGTGCCTGAAGGTGATATTTTTAATGCAGAATCCCCAAGTGAGAATTACTTTCTACAAAATATATACCTAGCCTATGAACCCCTCGATAGTTTAAAAGGGCTGAGTATACGTTTAATGGCAAAAAATCTCACAAATCAGCAGGTGACGCCGTTTTTATCGGACGGTATTCCCGCCCCCGGACGTGATGTCAGACTTAGCTTAGCCTATGAGTTTTAAAGATAAAATGTAGTGCTGATAGGGTGGTCAATAGATAACTCATATTAAAAATAGGGTTATCTTGCCTTCCCCCCCTGCCGTGAAAAGCCAATTTATGGCATAATCCGCGTTTTATTACGCATGTAGACAGAAAAATGACTGAAAATGAATTGCTAACTCGCTGCGGCGGCAAATGTGAACTCTGTGGAAGCGATGTTGAACTCGCTATTTATGACTTACCAGCTTCCGATGGTCATGAAAACGAGATCATGATCTGTGAAAATTGCAGTAGCCAAATTGCCGCGCCGGATACGATGGACATGAACCACTGGCGTTGTTTGAACGACAGCATGTGGAGCCAAGTCCCTGCGGTTCAAGTGATGTCATACCGCATGCTAAAACGCTTAAGCGGTGAAAGCTGGGCGCAGGATCTGCTGGATATGTTGTATCTGGAAGATGATTTACGCGCTTGGGGCGATGCAGAAGCCGCTGCCGCCAGCGATGATACACCACCGACCTTAGACAGCAACGGTGCCGTGCTTAACGCGGGTGATACTGTTGTGATTATTAAAGATCTCAACGTAAAAGGCACCAGCTTTGTGGCCAAACGTGGCACCGCGGTACGTAACATTGCGTTGACCAACAACCCAGAGCACATTGAAGGCCGTGTTAATGGCACTCGCATTGTGATCCTGACGTGCTTTGTTAAAAAGTCTTAAACAGACAATCTGTTACCCCGTCATCTAAGCCGCCCAATTTGTTACAGATTGGGCGGTTTTTTTTATGCAGAATTGAATCTTATCTACCCACTAAAAGCATTCGCATATACAAATCGTTAAATTAGGCGATAAAATGGTTAGCATGTAAAGAATCTTCATATAGAGATAACACCATGGCAGAAACACCACAATCACTCGACGCAAAGCAGAGATTCACTTCGCCAGAAGATGGATTAGATAAAATCATTGGCCAGTGGCAGACTCAAGGTGTTGCGGATGATCTTGTCCCTATGGCAGTTTTAGGCCGCATCGCGCGCCTGACTAAATATATGGAAAATGCCATCGCGCTGTGTCACGGCGAATTTGGTTTAGGGCAGGGAGAGTTTGATGTGCTCGCGACACTCAGGCGCTCGGGTGAGCCTTACACGCTATCACCCTCGCAGCTGTATCAGAGCATGATGTTAAGTTCTGGCGCTATGACCAGCCGCTTAGACCGGCTTGAAAATAAAGGGTTAATTGCCCGTGCACACAGTAAGGAAGACCGCCGCGCTGTGCATGTGTCCTTAACAACCGAAGGTAAAGCACTGATCGATGCCGCGTTACCCAAACATCTCCAATGTCAACATGCGTTATTGGCGGGGGTGCCAAGTGCCGAGCGCACGGTATTGCAGCAGATTTTAAAACACTGGTTAACCCAGTTTGAAGGGGAATAACCGCTTAAGCGTGTCATGCCTTGATGTTTGAGTTATCACACAAGGCGCAATGTGCATCAGGGAGTGACTATGGTTAAAAGACGCGAAGCATTTGAGATTGAAGGCAAGCGAGTGATTGCAGGCTCGCAAATGGGGATTAAGTTGCCTGCTGCCAAGCTCTATACCGATACCCAGCTTGATATTCATGTCGAAGTGTTTCATGGCGTAAAACCCGGCCCAACGCTTCTGGTTTGTGCTGCCATTCATGGTGATGAATTAAATGGCATTGAGATCTGTAGGCGTTTACTTGGACGGGTTAATCCTAAAAATTTGGCCGGTACCTTGATTGTTGTGCCGATTGTGAATGTGTTTGGTTTTATTCAACAATCCCGATATTTGCCCGATAGGCGCGATCTCAACCGCTGTTTTCCAGGTTCGAGCAAAGGCGCATTAGCGAGTCGTTTAGCCAACCTTTTTGCGACCCAATTACTGGTCCATGCAACCCATGTGATTGATTTACACACGGGCGCCATTCATCGAGATAACTTGCCGCAAATTCGCTGTGATACTAATGATGAGACTATGCTCGCCATGGCGAATGCCTTTGGTGCGCCGCTTATCATGCATTCCAAGGCGCGTAGCGTGTCGATGCGCGGCTATGCTAACCAGCAGGGCATTCCTTGTATTTTGTATGAGGCGGGCGAGGCGCTGCGCTTTAGTGAGCTTGCAATTAAGTCGGGTCTTAAGGGCGTGCTCAATGTGATGCGTAGTCTTGGTATGCTTAAGGGCCGTGTCAGTAATAAAATTGCCAGTGTGAGTGCGATACGCAGCTATTGGATCCGCAGTGAGTCCGATGGCTTAGTCAATATGAAGCTCAAACTTGGTCAGCGGGTCAATAAGGGTTATATCATCGCCCATATTGTCAGTCCGCATGGGGGCGACAGTGTGGCGATCCGTGCGCCAACCGATGGCATTATCATCGGGATCAGCAATATACCGGTGACGAATGAAGGCGAGGGCATGTTCCATATTGCACAGTTTGAAGGCGACGAGATTGAAATCGCTAACGAGCAACTCGACGAGTTTTTAATGGAATATGCCTAGGGCGTGTTGACGTTTCAGGGTTGTTTTTGCAGCAATTTGGCTGGCTTTTATGCAAGGCAAAGTCCGTGCAATGTAGTTATTCTACATAAACGGACGATAACGCAGCAGAAACGTCAGCCAAATGCTGCCCGAAGGGTTCGTCTGGCAAGCCCGTGCTCTTACTTTCTGTCATAAGAGCCGCTCGTCATTTGAGTTGAATAACTACACATCATTCCTCGTTTCGCGAGCACGTGCTTGCCAAAACGAACAAAATCTAATCTCGAAACGTCAACACGCCCTAGTACTAAGTATTTTTATGAAGTGATACAGACAGTTGAGCAATGAGGAGTCAAATGAAGACAGTTATCGTCGGTGAGGAGCAGATTTGCCCCAGCAAAATCCTCTGTATTGGGCGCAATTATGTGGACCATATTCATGAACTCGGCAATGAAATCCCCGATGATATGGTGGTGTTTTTTAAGCCTAATTCGGCCATCAGTGCTCAATTACATTCCCTGCATCTCGGTGAGACGCTGCACTATGAAACCGAGCTGTGTTTTATCTACCAGCAGGGGCGTTTTAGCCATGTTGGCGTGGGGCTTGATTTGACCAAGCGTGAACTGCAAAGCAAGCTTAAGGCAAAGGGATTACCGTGGGAAAAAGCCAAAGCCTTTGATGGTGCTGCGCTTTTTAGCCCTTTTGTTGCTATTGATGACGCCAGTGCGCAATTTCAATTTAGCTTATGCATTGATGGGGTGTTAACCCAAGAAGGCCATGTAGATTTAATGATCTATCAGCCGCAGACGATTTTGTCTGAGTTACAACGCTTTACTACTTTAGAAGACGGCGACATTGTGATGACAGGCACGCCTAAAGGGGTGGGGAGCATAGCGCCTAATAGCATGTTTAAGGTGGCGTTACACATAAAAGATACGGCCAAGCAAACGCCTTTGGTTGAGCATCAGTGGCTGAGCCTGTAATGACAGAGGATGAATTGACGGTGCTATCTGCATTCACTCCTCAGTCAGCAACTGAGCTGGCGATTAAGCCCCTGTGGCAATATCTCTTATCACTCGGTGCTAAGCCGGCGGCTTTAACGCCATTGCTGACACAGGCGCGGATACTGGAGCCTCAGCCTAACGAATTGCTCTTGTCCCAAGGTGAGCAACAAACAT comes from Shewanella oneidensis MR-1 and encodes:
- a CDS encoding DUF2461 domain-containing protein, with product MTKLTAHPQTEGAFTVASLEFLKQLAQHNSRDWFKTHQDEYENTIRTPALRFIEQIQPHIIAISPRLTAVAKKVGGSLMRPQRDSRFSKDKTPYKTNIGIQFRHFQGKDVHAPGLYLHIAEDGCFIAAGIWHPESKALNAIRTCIDENPNGYKKALQSLTNHGFMMDGDSLTRPPKGFDKHHPMLTELKRKDFIAVKNIPFERLCQRDAVHYCAEQLAHCSQLMAYLCFALELDF
- a CDS encoding TonB-dependent receptor domain-containing protein codes for the protein MGYQPKIGISKTMIGCLGLCALPALPLNAKEVLGAPKVEPIEILTVHGQQYRRATTMTKPGEAIISMAEIEEMQATTFAEVIDDMAGAHIDGGTRSGGERINVWGFGETEDFNVYVDNAPVGFEQYRYGSFFLDPDLIKRVEVIKGAHDVRSGNGGFGGAMYVVTKSADDFLKYDQSVGARVKASYASNNDAQSYTGTVYGRANQQLSGLLHFTRRDAQDVTLANGEAFEYSGYEQNNYLGKVDYEQGDHQLMLSVTHYLDEGRKPWANRRGPMPAISDFNIRKYGSYEQALYATTAYNTYEDNTWSANYRYSPSNPLIDTQIVVSHSANARHWIRPPIAWEKMTVSVGNFGHESWLDYKRDYIDINNLSVVGAHEITAGLQFRSLDRTSLVFNKSYEKNPEKNFGWYTPYYQPEGRQDTYAAYLRDAISLTDDLTITPSLRYDFVYSVGKPNIAPDYNDIAAGHDYSSTHHSGFSPRLGVDYQLTPNTRVNFDYAYSLQAPVVDEIYAVQYAKASITATSRDIEVERLHAFKLGLINQQTDLFADQDALSTQITVYANLGRDDIAQRRGAKSDPNQAIQSGYTNLDGYEIYGADLESQYRYQDFFSDLAVSWLQGEHRGSLKDSLGEDEYLANIAPLDIQLRVGMYITDSISVAWQGTWYDAQDNVPEGDIFNAESPSENYFLQNIYLAYEPLDSLKGLSIRLMAKNLTNQQVTPFLSDGIPAPGRDVRLSLAYEF
- a CDS encoding PhnA domain-containing protein; the encoded protein is MTENELLTRCGGKCELCGSDVELAIYDLPASDGHENEIMICENCSSQIAAPDTMDMNHWRCLNDSMWSQVPAVQVMSYRMLKRLSGESWAQDLLDMLYLEDDLRAWGDAEAAAASDDTPPTLDSNGAVLNAGDTVVIIKDLNVKGTSFVAKRGTAVRNIALTNNPEHIEGRVNGTRIVILTCFVKKS
- a CDS encoding MarR family winged helix-turn-helix transcriptional regulator, coding for MAETPQSLDAKQRFTSPEDGLDKIIGQWQTQGVADDLVPMAVLGRIARLTKYMENAIALCHGEFGLGQGEFDVLATLRRSGEPYTLSPSQLYQSMMLSSGAMTSRLDRLENKGLIARAHSKEDRRAVHVSLTTEGKALIDAALPKHLQCQHALLAGVPSAERTVLQQILKHWLTQFEGE
- a CDS encoding succinylglutamate desuccinylase/aspartoacylase family protein — translated: MVKRREAFEIEGKRVIAGSQMGIKLPAAKLYTDTQLDIHVEVFHGVKPGPTLLVCAAIHGDELNGIEICRRLLGRVNPKNLAGTLIVVPIVNVFGFIQQSRYLPDRRDLNRCFPGSSKGALASRLANLFATQLLVHATHVIDLHTGAIHRDNLPQIRCDTNDETMLAMANAFGAPLIMHSKARSVSMRGYANQQGIPCILYEAGEALRFSELAIKSGLKGVLNVMRSLGMLKGRVSNKIASVSAIRSYWIRSESDGLVNMKLKLGQRVNKGYIIAHIVSPHGGDSVAIRAPTDGIIIGISNIPVTNEGEGMFHIAQFEGDEIEIANEQLDEFLMEYA
- a CDS encoding fumarylacetoacetate hydrolase family protein, giving the protein MKTVIVGEEQICPSKILCIGRNYVDHIHELGNEIPDDMVVFFKPNSAISAQLHSLHLGETLHYETELCFIYQQGRFSHVGVGLDLTKRELQSKLKAKGLPWEKAKAFDGAALFSPFVAIDDASAQFQFSLCIDGVLTQEGHVDLMIYQPQTILSELQRFTTLEDGDIVMTGTPKGVGSIAPNSMFKVALHIKDTAKQTPLVEHQWLSL